GCAGGTCCGATATCATCTCATCGTTATACTCGGCTTCATAGCTAAAGAAATTGGCTTCTTTCATCAGCTGCACCAGCCGGTTCATCTGTTCGTTCGTCAGGTTTTTTTCCCACTTACCCGCCAGCCGGGTGTAGGCTAGGCCGTCGTAGCGGGCCTTCCCGCTGTGGTCAATACTGAGTGTGTATACCGGGCAGCTGCCATAGCAGGCGGTTCGCTGCACTGTCAGCTGGAAATCGGGCGGTATGGTGGCGCTTTTTTGTGTCTCCCGGCAGCC
This genomic stretch from Bacteroidota bacterium harbors:
- a CDS encoding DUF6438 domain-containing protein produces the protein MKNHLLFLALCAALLSMGCRETQKSATIPPDFQLTVQRTACYGSCPVYTLSIDHSGKARYDGLAYTRLAGKWEKNLTNEQMNRLVQLMKEANFFSYEAEYNDEMISDLPSIIVLYTAYGETHKVLFRYGGPVSFLKLVQELEATVTEEDYQSTNRVE